A window of the Peromyscus leucopus breed LL Stock chromosome 22, UCI_PerLeu_2.1, whole genome shotgun sequence genome harbors these coding sequences:
- the Eipr1 gene encoding EARP and GARP complex-interacting protein 1, with amino-acid sequence MPKELESGSHESPDDPASTAQTLELLCHLDNGAHGNVACVVWEPMGDGKKVISLADSHILLWDLQASSSQAVLASSAALEGRGQLRFTAGRWSPHHNCTQVATASDTTLRGWDTRSMSQIYCIENAHGQLVRDLDFNPNKQYYLASCGDDCKVKFWDTRNVTEPVKTLEEHSHWVWSVRYNHSHDQLVLTGSSDSRVILSNMVSISSEPFGHLVDDDDVSDPEEHHAEKSKEPLQDNVIATYEEHEDSVYAVDWASADPWLFASLSYDGRLVINRVPRALKYHILL; translated from the exons ATGCCCAAGGAATTAGAATCCGGGAGCCACGAGTCCCCTGACGACCCTGCGAGCACTGCACAGACCCTGGAGCTGCTCTGTCACCTTGACAACGGGGCCCATGGCAACGTGGCCTG CGTCGTATGGGAGCCgatgggggatgggaagaagGTCATTTCTCTGGCGGACAGCCACATCCTGTTGTGGGACCTCCAGGCCAGctcaagtcaggcagtg CTGGCCAGCTCAGCAGCTCTGGAAGGAAGGGGACAGCTGAGGTTCACCGCGGGGCGGTGGAGCCCACACCACAACTGTACCCAGGTGGCCACAGCAAGTGACACCACCCTGCGAGGATGGGACACCCGGAGCATGAG CCAGATATACTGCATCGAGAACGCTCACGGGCAGCTGGTGCGTGACCTCGACTTCAACCCCAACAAGCAGTATTACCTCGCCAGCTGCGGAGATGACTGCAAGGTGAAGTTCTGGGACACACGGAATGTCACCGAGCCTGTGAAGACCCTGGAGGAGCACTCCCACTG GGTGTGGAGCGTCCGCTACAACCACTCTCACGACCAGCTGGTCCTCACTGGCAGCAGCGACAGCAGAGTCATCCTGTCCAACATGGTGTCTATCTCCTCGGAGCCCTTCGGCCACCTGGTGGACGATGATGACGTCAGTGACCCAGAGGAGCACCATGCTGAGAA GAGTAAGGAACCCCTGCAGGACAACGTTATCGCCACCTATGAGGAACATGAGGACAGCGTGTATGCTGTGGATTGGGCCTCAGCTGACCCGTGGCTGTTTGCTTCCCTGAGTTACGACGGGAGGCTGGTTATCAACAGAGTCCCCAGGGCACTGAAGTACCACATACTGCTCTAG